gatgggataagatgcaggaagagggatagggggtggggggaggcaaattgtccatcaacaatccggtgggggggGCAGGcagttaacatgtttatttctgctgtacaAATGAGCTTTTATAGTGTATGTGTATGAGACTTctggggcttttgcagccagcctcaagtggacacttgaggaactgcagtattTTGCACATCCTTATTTGCTTCATGTCGCTAGGGTGTTCCAAAAGATAACCTATTACTAAATTAAAGCACACAGCCCAActtgtttcactgttttttttaatgtattttttttacatttcttctaCAAAACCGATCTTATTTTCATCTCAAGTGGTCTTCACATTTTAATCTTTGTCAGTTTCATCTGGATAAGAAGAAAAGCCGTTCAGCTCTGTGCTCAGCGTTCATTTTCCACAGCCTCAATAAACTCTCTAAGACTCCTGACACTGAGTGTTCCTGTAAGTCGACGCTCAGGGACAACGGCACATCTCAACGCTTTTCTGTCTCCATAGCAACCTGGTTAACAGTGAGGAGAGTTGTCATCCACCCACTTAACCTGGGTCAattgtgttagtgtgtggtgtTCAGGTTCAAGCATACAAGTGGGAAATATCGAAACCACTTAAAGGAATAATTTAATACAAACTAATGTGATGACGTTTTTCTCTGTCCACCACATGAGATTATCACGTGAGGAGTTTAATGAGGTCTTTAAGCCCAAACCGACGACACACACTGTCACAGGACGATGATCATGACTCAGCAGGTTTCACCAACAGATCCTCAGGCGCTCTTTAAAGCTTTAATACTGCCGGTACGCTGGTTTGAGCTCACGACTggatgcagtttttcttctgacTTCGCCGCCGGCCTCTGGATCCTGCAGAAAATCATAACAACAAtagattaattaaaaatgaacagaagATTCAAGCTACAAACAATCGTGTGTGTCTCAACAATGAGCCTTAAATACAGTCACTAAAGAGTAAAGGTGTATATATCACATGTGGAAGAATATAGAGGTATTCAgggattaaagcaaaaaaataataattgagtAACAAATAACCAATTTGAATTGGTGTTTTCCAAGTAAGGAATTAAACTAAcacatttctctttaaaaaaaaaaaaaaatcaatcttgtATGCCTTCTTAGGTATTTTatatagttttgtagttttgctGGTCGTagtctgatgtgtgtctattgatgtcttagtattttgctATCTTTATTTGGTtgctttactttgtttttttactgtattttggagttgttgtcctgaccttgtctgtttgtttttttgtgcctcatttgttatGTATATATCACCAGTTTTGTCActctattgcacctaataaaaaaaaaaaaattaaaaaaaaaaacaagatctaGGCTGGCGGATCCAGATGACCTTGcttgtttttaacaaatgtgGCATACAGTCAAGAGCATAGTAGACTTTATACTTTGTACCCAAAAAATCTAGTTTACCAGCAAGATGTTCCACTATGATCAAGTTAATAAGTGCCTACTCTTTGCTGATCATGAGGATGTATACAGGAAGGAAACATTACACTATAAGAGCTGTGGGAACAGATGGCGGCCCAGAtgggcaaaaacaaaacaaaacatagaaGACGTCAACTGGAACATACTTATTTAAGAgtaaaacaaaaggaaataatcAAGGGAATAATATGCAGATGAATCACTCATGAAGTAATTTTCACAGCCTGATAAAatacatgtaaagaaaaatgacaataaaatcGGTTACGTACTGTCGTCGTCTACCGTGTTGATGGTCTGCAGGGACATACTTCTCTGGATAACCTTGGGCggtttctttgttttggtttttagtAGGCCTGGTTTCTCAATGATCTCAAACGAGTCCTCCAGCTCATTTCTTTTGGCATCATTAGTCTCTGGCACTTTGCAGGCGGGGGCCGGGTTTGGAGGAGTGACCACACCCTCCACTATCGTGTCTGTGCCGTGATTGGCTCCTCTGCCTTTCAGAAAGTGCCTGAAGGAGCTGCGTTCTTTCTTGGATGCGGCGGCCTTGTTCATCTTCAGGCCTTCCTTTCCGTCCTTGTCCCCTTCCTCTGAGGGGGGACCAGGACTCGGAGGGGAGACTCCCCCTGTCCTGCTGTTCTGCAGTCCGTTCCTCTGGTTCAGCCCGCTGACCAGGGAGTCGCTGGTGGTTGATAGGTCCTGTAGGGAACCTGTCAGGCCCATTCTGTTCCCAAACACTAAAGAGTACTTTGGATTGTGGTATTTATGTGCCGGCACCTTCATGTCGGTCTGTCTGGACTCTCCCACAGAGACCTGAAAGCGGGACGTGGACACAGGAAGAGGCCGGATAGGCTCCACCACCGGCTTCCTTATAGGGGCGGGGATAGGCGGCTTGGTGACATTGAACTCCTTGTAGAGGTCGACCTGTTCAGAGATGGCGTACAGCTCCCTGAAGTCGTTATCAAACGTGTCCACAATTTGTCCCGACATCACGGTGATCATGTTCCGGTCCATCCGAGAGGAAGTCCACGTGAAGCTGGAAGACAGaagaaatgaaaccaaaactataaatcaaaacatttatgaTAAAGAAAGTTCCACTTGGAGGAAAATTGGAGAAGTTAGATGAGGAGATTGACGGCAACCTCGCATCAAGGCTGGATAGTGGGTTAAGAGCCAGAATCTTGAATCTTTCTAAGGACAAATTGGCCAAAGCATTACCTTTAAAGCTCATTCATTTGAAGTTATTTTCCCTTTCATGCTGTTAATTGAGTTCTTATCCTGCTTCTAGCTGGCACCAAGTGACTCAGCATGATGGAAATGAAATGCAGATTTGACGTAGAAACATGTGTCGTCTGTATACAGATGAACCTTCTGTTTACAGGAGATTAACTCCTTTCTTTATACTTTGTACCCAAAACATTAAAATCCGCTTTTTTTCTGAGTCTGGCTCAGAGATTTGACTGTTCAAAGAGAGCGCAGAGGTTTTAGTCACAGAAGTGTGTCAGTACAACACAAGTATAATTCAGTGTGAATATTTTTATACTGAAAATAAATTTAGTAGCAAAAGTTGTCCAACAAAAGTATTTTGAAGTCAGGGAGACTTTTTGTCAcaagattcatttagattcaatACAAAGAATGTCTCTTTAAGGACCATCAATCATCAGTGTTGAAGTGCAACGGTTCAAACAGCACACAGAACCAGACAGACTACATATATTTTAAGTACACAGGGTTTATAATTGTACTCGTTGTTTGTTTCTGGAAAATGTCAGTCTTTGGTTGTGCACCAGTCGCAGGTCAAACGTTAACACCCCATCCTCCTTCTCATGTTGTGATTAATTTTCCCTGAATACTCTCTGCTGcattttcacatcagctcaccctgaccTCATGGAGTAAAATTTAGGAAGGGGCTGGAAAGAAAAATTCCAGGTAatttttgcgttcacacatgcggCTCATCTAAACAAATTCAGGAAGAGTTTTGTGAAAGTGTGATAGCACCTTTAGCATAGAGGCTAAAATATTCctattttttctgtgtttaatcaCCTTGTAGTCACGTACTCTGATACCTATCAATATAATAtatagtttgaaatgtttgaagcaaaaaacagtaaagatgctcttaaagttattttttttaaagaatttattCGATCAAATCACCTGCTCTATATTCACACTTCAACACATTTGACTGTAATAGGTATTGTAATATATCTCCACATGTGATGGTAGTTTAAGGGTTGAATTGTAAAGGACATGTAATGATTTATCCGAACCTCgttaatgttaaatgttaaataatctGTCAGTTGACGCCCAACATCGTGTTTACCGGCCTAACAAAGAGCTGACTGAGTGATGAAGCAGACAACAGATTTATAttcagtgaacacaaacactaaaGAGAGTGAAGCTAAACGCATTCCTGTCATTCCACGAGTTTAACAGCTTCACAAAGTCTTTAAGAGCCATTAGTGAGCTGCTAAATATTTTTCATACTGTTTTTGCCGTCTgcatttaaaaagctttttaagaTTTAGACTGGAGAGTGAGAACAGAACGTCAACATCAGCAGATTTAAATTCACTTTCATGATGACGAAGGTTATAAAATCAACTTTTAACTTTGGCGGGCGGAGCAGGATGTGGGACGATGTTGAGACAGGTAGGATAACATAAGATGATGACAATGCAACGGTTACAAAGCAGTTTTGTagctgtgggtttttttttgcagcacttCCCTCGGTGATGATcatttattcaattcaatttcaatttatttttgtatagcgtcaactcataacaagtgttatctcaagacactttacaaaaagcaggtaaaataccttactctttgtctgttaacattacaaaagagcaggtaaaaagaccttactcattgttatgttacaaaaagcaggtaaaagaccttactcattgttatgttacaaaaagcaggtaaaagaccttacttattgctatgttacaaagatccggcctatccatcatgagcacttttagcaaagcagcaaaagttacagtggtaagaaaaaactgccttattaaatcTTCGGCcagatccccggctcatgacgaaacagccttcacaggcctagactgtgcCAGGattggaaggggataggggaagagatgggataagatgcaggaagagggatagggaacaagggggtggggggaggcaaattgtccatcaacaatctggtgggggggggggggggggggggggtaggggcCAGGcagttaacatgtttatttctgctgtacaAATGAGCTTTTAtagtgtatgtgtatgtgacttctggggcttttgcagccagcctcaagtggacacttgaggaactgcagtattTTGCACATCCTTATTTGCTTCATGTCGCTAGGGTGTTCCAAAAGATGACCTATTACTAAATTAAAGCACACAGCCCAacttgttttactgttttttttaatgtattttttttacatttcttctaCAAAACCGATCTTATTTTCATCTCAAGTGGTCTTGACGCCCAACATCGTGTTTACCGGCCTAACAAAGAGCTGACTGAGTGATGAAGCAGACAACAGATTTATAttcagtgaacacaaacactaaaGAGAGTGAAGCTAAACGCATTCCTGTCATTCCACGAGTTTAACAGCTTCACAAAGTCTTTAAGAGCCATTAGTGAGCTGCTAAATATTTTTCATACTGTTTTTGCCGTCTgcatttaaaaagctttttaagaTTTAGACTGGAGAGTGAGAACAGAACGTCAACATCAGCAGATTTAAATTCACTTTCATGATGACGAAGGTTATAAAATCAACTTTTAACTTTGGCGGGCGGAGCAGGATGTGGGACGATGTTGAGACAGGTAGGATAACATAAGATGATGACAATGCAACGGTTACAAAGCAGTTTTGTagctgtgggtttttttttgcagcacttCCCTCGGTGATGATcatttattcaattcaatttcaatttatttttgtatagcgtcaactcataacagggttagggttagcaaCTATAAAATCAACTTTTAACTttggaaatacaaaataaaggtGATGTTTTGATCAAAAGGAGAGacttttaaagtgattttttcgcaatttttgccttcattagataggaaagctgcagagagacaggaaatgacgggagaagaaaaagggggatgacatgcagcaaaggtcggatttgaaccgaTGGCCTCTTGAGTCGATAACTAtcacctctgtacatggggcgcttgGTAAAGTGGTGGCCCAGACTTCTAAAGACGGcgtcttcttctccttcccGTAAACCTTTGCATCATTGTGAGTATAGCCTGAGAGGATTTCTCTTTGAATGTCATATTCATTAAACTGCGACTTGACAAACCTGTTGTAATAATTATATTGTGACAGTGTGTGATTAATGTTTACTGTGGAGGGAATATTTGAGACTGCACAATTAAAGATTGCACAGATCCCAACAACTAAGTATGAGTATAAGTCATGACAGTTTTAGACCCATTAAATTGAAGTTAAAGCTTTTCTGTCGACACATGGGGAGGCATCATGGAGGTGAGCCAAAACACGGTCCGTCCCAATTTTAAGCAACAAtgaccacattttattttacaccgTATTAAATACTTGTAGcctgattaaaaatgtaaatcctctcttttttaaatggtaTGAGTCTTTTTGTTTGGGGGGTTAATGCTAATGTCAGAATGAGTACAGTCATCCCAGGGCCTGCATCAGAGTTAGGAtgccagaaaagaaagaaagaagaagataagGAGGGAGCTGCCTCGGGCATTTGACCCCAAGAATAACTTGCTGACAAACGTATTTCCGTTAGCTCCAAAGTCTGACGGGGGCCAGGGAGAgggagctaacgttagccaggaggctagtgCTAACAGTACTGATCAAATGTGTATAGGTTGATACAATTAAAGCCTTTCCTGAGAGGGTCCATCCATTTCTGTGGGCGGGCCTGAGTAATGGCCCTCCCTGTCCAACTTCATCGTGAAAATGTTGATTTGCTTTTTAAATTTCAGACACAATAACAGACAAAAATATGAGAATATACGTAGAAAGATACAGTACTTTAATGTTagtaaaaacaaagatgttagTTTGGCAGGTGTTGCAGTTTATTCCCAGAGACGTGCTCACCTGTACGACCCGAACATGACTTTCTCTCCGTCCACCAGCATGTACCTGGAGCAGAGCGAGCCAGGCAGCTTTCCAAACGACAGAGGGAGTCCTGAACCTCTCACTGTCCGCACACGCAGGTTCTGCACATGGGACACACACTTAGTTAACCGCACAgtctaaatacacacacacacacacacacacacacacactgttacagtCCACTGTTACGTCAGGTATGACTGATTTAAGAGAAGACAAACGTCACACCTGAAATTAAATACACGCTCtgactgaaaacatgaaaaaccaaAAGTTTCTGCCTCAGGTGTTTCCttagagagaggagaagatgaCACCGGGAGGACTTGAAGGACTTGAAGGACTTGAAGGACTTGGAGGAGGCCCTGTGTGTGAGCTGAAGGATCCAGTTTCAGCGTGGGGATCAGCTCTCAGGATCTctgagtgttttttgttgtaaGAAGTAAGAGTAACAGAGCCTGGCTCTCTGAAAGGCTCTTTCACAGCCTGGTCACCTGACACCACAGGTAACAGGTCACCCAGAGCTCCCATAAGACCAGCATGCAGATACAAACGGGTCCCAGATCAGACTGGTATCATGTCTCTGAGAGGATAAGATGACAGGGGGGCTCAGTGAGCTGCTGTTTGATATGTAATCATAGGCATGGGCCAAATGGGAAAGTGCCCAGAGCCCCGGTGAACGGGAGTCTTCATTAATATATCTATTTTATATGTTAAGTATTTTTTGGACTAAATATTGTTAGACTTCTTGCTTTTTGTGGTTTTTCATGGAAGAG
This Labrus bergylta chromosome 16, fLabBer1.1, whole genome shotgun sequence DNA region includes the following protein-coding sequences:
- the fam83fa gene encoding protein FAM83F, translated to MAESQMLCMDDAHVNEKIQESRPEFYYSEEQRAALEQLLRSGDGAFKMRLKEDNIKDFLSAREVRFLRKTFAEYDSSSESESAEHDKSKGSSSADSGVHSTYWPEMSDTEVPALDIGWPVTSGLYKGVTRVNVYSHPPKEPGPHIKEVVRRLIQEAHKVVAIVMDLLTDLQILQDLLDASSRRGVAVYVLLEARGMPYFLDMCTRLQINAVHLRNLRVRTVRGSGLPLSFGKLPGSLCSRYMLVDGEKVMFGSYSFTWTSSRMDRNMITVMSGQIVDTFDNDFRELYAISEQVDLYKEFNVTKPPIPAPIRKPVVEPIRPLPVSTSRFQVSVGESRQTDMKVPAHKYHNPKYSLVFGNRMGLTGSLQDLSTTSDSLVSGLNQRNGLQNSRTGGVSPPSPGPPSEEGDKDGKEGLKMNKAAASKKERSSFRHFLKGRGANHGTDTIVEGVVTPPNPAPACKVPETNDAKRNELEDSFEIIEKPGLLKTKTKKPPKVIQRSMSLQTINTVDDDRSRGRRRSQKKNCIQS